The following are from one region of the Stigmatopora argus isolate UIUO_Sarg chromosome 9, RoL_Sarg_1.0, whole genome shotgun sequence genome:
- the aga gene encoding N(4)-(beta-N-acetylglucosaminyl)-L-asparaginase, with protein MSTSMIYFTLICFPTFAQTSLPLVINTWSFKNATAAAWATLQAGGSVLDAVEKGCDRCQEEQCDGSVGYGGSPDETGETTLDALIMDGNTMEVGAVADLKRIKNAIGVARAIMEHTEHSMLVGESATLFAENMGFVTEDLTTVKSLDMFTQWLKGSCQPNYRKNVFPNPTKSCRPYKPIANIGLEKRLHTNIHSHDTIGIIAFDRYGHVAAGTSTNGLTHKIPGRVGDSPIVGAGAYADSSVGAAAATGDGDVMMRFLPSFLAVEMMRAGTDPSAACEMAISRIKRHYADFFGAIICANATGHYGAACNKVPGLLQFHYMVSNCESDTPLLKSVECL; from the exons ATGTCGACATCGATGATATATTTCACTTTAATATGTTTTCCCACGTTTGCACAAACGTCACTGCCGTTGGTTATAAACACTTGGAGCTTCAAAAATGCAACGGCTGCag CATGGGCGACTCTACAGGCTGGCGGCTCGGTCTTAGACGCCGTGGAAAAGGGGTGCGATCGCTGCCAAGAGGAGCAGTGCGATGGTAGTGTGGGCTATGGCGGGAGCCCGGACGAGACCGGGGAGACGACATTGGACGCATTGATCATGGACGG CAACACGATGGAAGTGGGGGCTGTGGCCGACTTAAAGAGGATCAAGAATGCCATTGGTGTAGCAAGAGCCATAATGGAGCACACAGAACACAGCATGCTTGTCGGAGAGTCAG CGACATTATTTGCAGAAAACATGGGCTTCGTCACCGAGGACCTGACCACCGTCAAGTCGCTGGATATGTTCACCCAGTGGCTGAAGGGCAGCTGCCAACCTAATTACCGAAAG AATGTTTTTCCAAACCCAACCAAATCCTGCCGTCCCTACAAACCTATTGCCAACATTGGACTGGAAAAGCGACTTCATACTAATATTCACTCCCATGACACTATTG gtATTATCGCATTTGACCGATACGGTCACGTAGCGGCGGGGACATCCACTAATGGACTCACTCATAAAATTCCAGg TCGAGTCGGGGACTCTCCTATTGTGGGAGCGGGAGCATACGCCGACAGCTCAGTCGGCGCGGCAGCAGCAACCGGAGACGGGGATGTCATGATGCGCTTTCTGCCAAG TTTTTTGGCGGTGGAGATGATGAGGGCCGGAACGGATCCCTCGGCAGCCTGCGAGATGGCCATTTCGAGGATTAAGAGGCATTACGCAGACTTCTTTGGGGCGATCATCTGCGCTAACGCAACAGGCCATTATG gtGCAGCTTGTAACAAGGTGCCGGGCTTATTGCAGTTTCACTACATGGTGTCAAACTGCGAATCTGATACGCCACTTCTCAAGTCGGTGGAATGCTTGTGA